CGTCAGGGCGGGCGTGGCACTTGCGGCGAGTCGAGCCACCTTGTGAAACTCTGTCTCCGTCAGGCCGGGACAGATGAGGCTGACCCCGACGCCGCTCCCTCTCAGCTCACCCCATAGTGACTCGGCCAGGGCCGCTTGCGCGAACTTGGTCACGCAGTATGCCGAAAAATAGGGCATGGCCCTTCTGCCCACCACACTGCTCACCAGGACGATATGCCCGCTACCTTGCTGGAGCAGCCCGGGAAGGGCGGAATGGATGGTCTCGTAACCGGACTGGAAATTGACCTGCCAGATGCGGGCCACCTCTTCAGGCGGAACCTCACCGACCGGACCCACGATGCCGTAGCCGGCGTTGGCCACGACTACGTCCAGACCCTGCAGGGTCCGCCGGCATTCGCCAACGATCTCCGTCCCGCGGCCCGGCCGGCTCAGATCGTGGGAGGCCCAGACGGCCCTTCGCGCGCCCCTGCGGAGGCACTCGTGGGCCACCTGCTCCAATCGCCCGCTCCGGCGAGCCACCAGGAAGAGTTCACAGGATTGAGCGGCGAATGCGTAGGCGGTGGCTTCCCCGATACCGGACGACGCCCCGGTAATAAGGACTTTCCCGCCCTTCATCAATCAGCCCGGTATTGGTCGCCGGGGGCGATGTGAAATGCGGGCCGTTATTCCTCGTCCAGTTCTTCCGGCATGAGCACGAACTCGGGATAGGCTT
Above is a window of Acidobacteriota bacterium DNA encoding:
- a CDS encoding SDR family NAD(P)-dependent oxidoreductase → MKGGKVLITGASSGIGEATAYAFAAQSCELFLVARRSGRLEQVAHECLRRGARRAVWASHDLSRPGRGTEIVGECRRTLQGLDVVVANAGYGIVGPVGEVPPEEVARIWQVNFQSGYETIHSALPGLLQQGSGHIVLVSSVVGRRAMPYFSAYCVTKFAQAALAESLWGELRGSGVGVSLICPGLTETEFHKVARLAASATPALTLFRPATSKSVARTIVDSVRRRRREVHLTGLGRLIIGLNRLSPALTARLITPLALQALKKSP